One genomic segment of Brassica napus cultivar Da-Ae chromosome A3, Da-Ae, whole genome shotgun sequence includes these proteins:
- the LOC106387407 gene encoding titin homolog encodes MFSGRENPTANLVNRQNLFVQIFERKRRIVEKVKQQVDLFDDHLASKCLLAGVSPPSWLWPPSIPSETSELNKEEIISGLLFPQSRPSFICPSGRLFPYQPPVSFLADSVARQDLTSVGNNALEEQLFEEEQQHHHLSHNLVRRVSDHSHEQDDGTAFPRDVHEEEPLPESVSSGCRENQSCPSRGHSQNQRVVNSLGATSPGRSQGKMVPESVSTTGCERKLSTLGYCQHETEPDTCFDPGLPVPLEKIQRSKSRQKDFERRSSAKASRSRSNYRNELKPSPGGNIGPEIASLRSDSVRETNLFEHDENDEGCPDEVEDSNSQGKGGGQCIKFSLSTESSTPHQKVVPLQTATSGDTSASIVPKSLSESGHVNEMDVLQTIETIDEVPVKVDEQVDDPHSRSCNETAYLDGGTRSKSSSHDRSNREHQKSSNSVSGSISSRNSDPSHRADDGVELPHVIPLTNEDSRLTDAGTRLFQSEIKTRSSSNARRNKSKTGHSGSVKSSSVDLEPRHSISSLQGGDATESLIPSTIDVEGLVVVNITSDDQAKEKGEGVKVSLVPSIVDVEGGNSGGIRSKTQHSGSLESSSVDMEPRHSVSLLQGREVKESIIPSSIDVERLVNEDMTSNDQSKEKGECVKESMIPSTIDVEGLAVEDITRGNQLKGKGKCVDTNICSSAGRISQTGVSTDETTLASAIENSIPKTELLGFVDSSSAKLQWRHSVMQSDDESVLLKPVTDTGEALLMEEDKAGESTEVSGISKSRSLSQTDITVVEQVVVESILQGSGTPEDMADHSKKWDTGFVSKEEQSQGSLTKAGSNQCHGIVSRPRSLATEEKSANEYKDLSIDSDRKSTEEQLKVRAGNASLRTHDLPDFMKPESHCFDDTGERSFDDIPMNSREKTTMEKVLTPASAARMSDVPSLTDSEVNLSADNEMHDTEDHNGLEKETVSETESPTSHCGVRVRENEPPESNTSAGQIDALKKRPQLGISSDQGVSQFNRNIACTETGESHGLEGSIQNLFCSSSLMEGSQLQNKRRRTLYKVTSREPSSNPVGDILDSDSVRETVHHSEEAASHNLNQYDVELQKIIGSASSDHYEVELQKMIGSASSAELRFGEDYLFKEAELMSPASLSFRPEQSVDRSLIAPNQGLKTENVDFLPFAGETSHPFASGVVRSSDCSPCLSPLGLTGADDGSPPVLEGFIVQTDDESQSGSKNQIKLDSFEFPGTTAESATIIEQIRKSACRITPSLDPAKIFKFNEKLDLDQSVSTELFDGMFFSQNLEGSSVFHNLGVNNDYTGNLYTSCLPFSGAGSSADARNLLTSPNGKLWYRSLQKSASSEKQGIQTPDLPCISEENENVDEEPENLCANTPKSMRSANRRSSIPDLPCIAEENEKEDEILEAVSQVSDGSKSGNASAEKKPLADVDEEDPMKFLPSVSNVKIPVDRQSLDSVNTAFSFSATCNNSVKSKPERKMGGSRRFTGKGKENQGGAGAGRNVRPPSSRFSKTKLSCNSSLTSVGPRLPDKEPRHNNIVSNITSFVPLVQQQKAAAAIITGKRDVKVKALEAAEASKRMAEQKENERKMKKEAMKLERARLEQENLRKQEIERKKKEEERKKKEAEIAWKQEMEKKKKEEERKRKEFEMADKKRQREEDKKLKEAKRQRVAEMQRQQKEADEKLQAEKELKRKAMDAKIKALKELKEEQGNARIREARPKSNSSDDTNASRSSREDDLKVISNIGKMSEESYDISPYKCSDDEEEEEDDDDDMSNHKFVPSWASKSNVLLGVISQENRDPDVAFPAKRFRSITKVLLPRKFRSQ; translated from the exons ATGTTTTCCGGCAGAGAGAATCCGACGGCGAATTTAGTAAATAGGCAGAATCTTTTCGTTCAGATCTTCGAGAGGAAGAGGCGAATCGTCGAGAAGGTCAAGCAACAAGTAGATCTTTTTGACGACCATTTAGCCTCCAAGTGCCTACTCGCCGGAGTCTCCCCTCCGTCGTGGCTCTGGCCTCCTTCTATACCTTCCGAAACTTCCG AGTTGAATAAGGAGGAGATCATCTCTGGACTCCTCTTTCCTCAATCAAGACCTTCCTTCATTTGTCCTAGCGGCCGTCTCTTTCCGTATCAGCCTCCCGTCAGTTTTCTAGCTGACAGTGTAGCAAGACAAGACCTGACGTCTGTGGGAAACAACGCTTTGGAAGAGCAGTTGtttgaagaagaacaacaacacCACCACCTCTCACACAACTTAGTCAGACGCGTTTCAGATCATTCGCACGAACAGGATGATGGTACTGCATTTCCTAGAGATGTCCATGAGGAGGAACCGTTGCCAGAAAGTGTCTCAAGCGGTTGCAGAGAGAATCAAAGTTGTCCGTCTCGTGGACACAGTCAGAATCAGAGAGTTGTAAATAGCCTTGGTGCTACATCTCCTGGACGTAGCCAAGGGAAAATGGTTCCTGAAAGTGTCTCAACTACTGGTTGTGAGCGGAAACTATCAACTCTCGGATATTGTCAACATGAAACTGAACCAGACACTTGCTTTGACCCTGGACTACCAGTACCGCTTGAGAAGATTCAGAGATCGAAGTCACGTCAAAAAGATTTCGAGCGTCGGAGTAGTGCCAAAGCTTCCAGAAGCCGTTCAAACTATAGAAATGAGCTCAAACCTTCTCCAGGTGGAAATATAGGCCCTGAGATTGCTTCGTTAAGGTCCGACAGTGTTAGGGAAACAAATTTATTTGAGCATGATGAGAATGATGAAGGTTGTCCCGATGAAGTAGAGGACAGCAATTCTCAAGGTAAAGGAGGGGGTCAGTGTATTAAGTTTAGCTTATCTACAGAGTCGTCAACCCCACATCAGAAAGTGGTTCCTTTGCAAACAGCTACCAGTGGAGAtacttctgcttctattgtACCAAAATCTCTAAGCGAGTCTGGTCATGTGAATGAAATGGATGTATTACAGACCATTGAGACAATTGATGAAGTGCCTGTTAAAGTAGATGAGCAAGTGGATGATCCCCACAGCAGAAGTTGCAATGAAACAGCTTATCTCGATGGAGGTACAAGATCTAAAAGCTCAAGCCATGATAGATCCAACAGGGAACATCAAAAGTCTAGCAACTCTGTTTCGGGTAGCATTTCGTCAAGAAATTCAGATCCCTCTCACAGGGCGGATGATGGAGTAGAATTACCCCATGTAATACCTCTCACTAATGAAGATTCTAGGCTGACAGATGCTGGAACGAGACTCTTTCAGTCTGAAATTAAAACAAGATCCAGCAGCAATGCACGGAGAAATAAATCCAAGACTGGGCATTCAGGCTCTGTTAAGTCTTCTTCAGTTGACCTGGAGCCAAGACATTCGATTTCATCACTGCAAGGTGGCGATGCAACGGAGTCACTGATTCCCTCGACTATTGATGTTGAAGGTTTGGTAGTTGTAAATATTACCAGCGACGATCAAGCAAAAGAAAAGGGTGAAGGTGTAAAAGTGTCACTGGTTCCCTCTATAGTCGATGTTGAAGGTGGTAATTCTGGAGGAATTAGATCTAAGACCCAGCATTCAGGCTCTCTTGAGTCTTCTTCAGTTGACATGGAACCAAGACATTCAGTTTCATTACTGCAAGGCCGAGAAGTAAAGGAATCGATCATTCCCTCTTCTATTGATGTTGAAAGATTAGTAAATGAAGATATGACCAGCAATGATCAATCAAAAGAAAAGGGTGAATGTGTAAAGGAGTCAATGATTCCCTCGACTATTGATGTTGAAGGTTTAGCAGTGGAAGATATCACCAGGGGCAATCAATTAAAAGGAAAGGGTAAATGTGTTGACACTAACATATGTTCAAGTGCTGGAAGGATCAGCCAAACTGGCGTATCCACAGATGAGACGACACTTGCGAGTGCAATTGAAAACTCTATACCCAAGACCGAGCTTTTGGGATTTGTTGATTCCTCTTCAGCTAAACTGCAGTGGAGACACTCAGTAATGCAATCAGACGATGAAAGTGTATTGTTGAAGCCCGTTACTGATACTGGTGAAGCTTTATTAATGGAGGAAGATAAGGCTGGGGAATCAACTGAAGTTAGCGGTATCTCAAAATCTAGAAGTTTAAGCCAAACTGACATCACGGTAGTTGAGCAAGTGGTGGTTGAATCTATTCTTCAAGGAAGTGGTACCCCAGAAGACATGGCTGACCATTCTAAAAAATGGGATACTGGTTTTGTGTCCAAGGAAGAGCAGTCACAGGGTTCATTGACCAAAGCAGGGAGTAACCAGTGCCATGGGATAGTAAGTAGGCCAAGAAGCTTAGCAACTGAAGAGAAATCAGCAAATGAATATAAGGATCTTTCTATTGACTCTGATCGTAAATCAACTGAGGAACAGCTTAAAGTTAGAGCAGGAAACGCATCACTGAGAACGCATGATCTCCCTGACTTTATGAAGCCTGAATCACACTGTTTTGATGATACTGGAGAACGCAGCTTCGATGACATTCCAATGAACAGTCGAGAAAAAACTACAATGGAGAAGGTCCTAACACCAGCATCTGCTGCAAGGATGTCAGATGTTCCATCTCTCACTGATTCTGAGGTAAATCTTTCGGCAGACAACGAAATGCACGACACTGAAGATCATAATGGCTTAGAAAAAGAAACGGTATCAGAAACGGAATCGCCTACAAGCCATTGTGGCGTAAGAGTGAGAGAAAATGAACCTCCAGAGTCAAATACATCCGCTGGTCAGATAGATGCATTGAAAAAGAGACCTCAACTTGGAATATCCTCGGACCAAGGTGTTTCCCAGTTTAATAGAAATATAGCATGCACAGAAACAGGTGAATCTCATGGTCTAGAGGGCTCTATACAGAATCTTTTCTGCTCTAGCTCCCTTATGGAGGGTTCACAACTGCAGAATAAGCGGAGAAGAACCCTGTACAAAGTAACTAGTAGAGAGCCTTCGTCAAACCCAGTG GGAGACATTCTGGACTCAGATTCTGTTAGGGAAACAGTACATCATAGTGAGGAAGCCGCAAGTCACAACCTCAATCAATACGATGTAGAGTTGCAAAAGATAATTGGATCTGCATCTTCAGATCATTATGAAGTTGAGTTACAAAAGATGATTGGATCTGCATCGTCGGCTGAGTTACGATTTGGAGAG GATTACTTATTCAAGGAAGCTGAATTGATGAGTCCTGCCTCGCTTTCCTTCAGACCAGAACAGAGTGTAGACAGGAGTCTTATTGCTCCAAATCAGGGACTTAAAACAGAAAATGTGGACTTTCTGCCATTTGCTGGAGAAACCTCTCACCCATTTGCTAGTGGCGTTGTACGTAGTTCAGATTGTTCTCCTTGTTTGTCACCCTTGGGTTTGACAGGCGCAGACGATGGAAGCCCCCCTGTTTTGGAGGGCTTTATAGTCCAAACGGATGATGAAAGTCAAAGCGGTTCCAAAAACCAGATAAAACTTGACAGCTTCGAATTTCCAGGAACTACAGCAGAAAGTGCAACCATCATAGAGCAGATTCGCAAGTCTGCTTGCAGGATCACTCCCTCACTAGATCCAGCTAAAATATTCAAGTTCAATGAGAAACTGGATTTGGATCAGTCCGTTTCAACTGAACTTTTTGATGGCATGTTTTTCAGTCAGAATTTGGAGGGTAGCTCTGTCTTTCATAACTTGGGGGTTAACAATGACTATACAGGAAATTTGTACACTAGCTGTCTGCCCTTTTCTGGTGCTGGCTCATCTGCTGATGCTAGGAACCTTCTTACGTCTCCAAATGGGAAGTTGTGGTATAGAAGTTTGCAAAAGTCTGCCAGTTCAGAGAAGCAGGGCATTCAGACACCAGACCTACCTTGCATTAGCGAAGAGAATGAGAACGTGGATGAGGAGCCTGAAAACCTATGCGCTAACACTCCAAAGTCGATGAGGTCAGCGAATCGACGAAGTTCAATTCCAGACCTTCCTTGCATAGCTGAAGAGAATGAGAAAGAAGATGAGATATTAGAAGCTGTCAGTCAAGTATCTGATGGTTCCAAAAGTGGGAATGCCTCTGCTGAAAAGAAGCCTCTTGCTGATGTTGATGAAGAAGACCCTATGAAATTTCTTCCATCTGTTTCTAACGTCAAGATCCCTGTTGATAGACAGAGCCTAGATTCTGTCAATACCGCGTTTAGTTTTTCTGCTACGTGCAACAACAGTGTCAAAAGTAAACCAGAAAGGAAGATGGGTGGTAGCCGAAGATTCACAGGTAAAGGTAAAGAGAATCAAGGTGGAGCAGGCGCTGGAAGAAATGTTAGACCCCCTAGTAGCAGGTTCAGTAAGACTAAGTTGTCTTGCAACTCGAGTTTGACTTCTGTAGGGCCGCGATTACCAGATAAAGAACCTAGGCACAACAACATTGTCTCAAACATCACTTCGTTCGTTCCACTTGTGCAGCAGCAAAAAGCAGCTGCAGCAATCATTACAG GCAAGAGGGATGTCAAAGTAAAGGCCCTAGAAGCAGCTGAGGCCTCAAAAAGGATGGCTGAACAGAAAGAAAATGAACGCAAGATGAAGAAAGAAGCAATGAAGCTTGAACGGGCAAGGCTGGAACAAGAAAACCTGAGAAAGCAAGAGATTGagaggaaaaagaaagaagaagagcgaAAGAAAAAGGAAGCTGAAATTGCATGGAAGCAGGagatggaaaagaaaaagaaagaagaagagcgGAAGAGAAAAGAGTTTGAAATGGCGGATAAAAAGAGGCAGAGGGAAGAAGAcaagaagttgaaggaagcTAAAAGACAGAGAGTTGCAGAAATGCAGAGACAACAAAAAGAGGCTGATGAGAAATTACAAGCTGAAAAGGAACTGAAAAGAAAGGCTATG GATGCGAAGATAAAAGCACTGAAGGAGCTTAAAGAAGAACAAGGTAATGCTAGGATCCGTGAAGCAAGACCAAAGAGTAATTCCAGCGACGATACCAATGCATCAAGATCCTCGAGAGAGGATGATCTCAAG GTGATAAGCAACATAGGGAAAATGTCTGAAGAGTCCTACGACATCTCTCCATACAAATGCtcagacgacgaagaagaagaggaagacgacGATGACGACATGTCAAACCACAAATTCGTTCCTTCTTGGGCCAG CAAGAGCAATGTACTTCTCGGCgtcatttctcaagaaaatcGTGATCCCGATGTTGCTTTCCCTGCAAAACGCTTCCGCAGTATAACCAAAG TTCTTTTGCCGCGAAAGTTCCGAAGCCAGTAG
- the LOC106387404 gene encoding nicotinamide/nicotinic acid mononucleotide adenylyltransferase: protein MDVSLPVDKLTIGSQPKDKTCVVLVATGSFNPPTFMHLRMFELARDALHSEGFHVLGGYMSPVNDAYKKEGLLSAEHRLEMCNLACKSSDFIMVDPWEASQDSYQRSLVVLSRVKTFLTNNIRVPEESLKVMLLCGSDLLESFCSPGVWIPEQVRSICKDYGIVCIRREGQDVENMIFGDRVLYETRDNIRTVNNFVPNQISSSRLRQCISRGLSVKYLTEDGVIDYIRQHQLYTELT from the exons ATGGATGTCTCTCTACCAGTGGATAAACTAACTATCGGATCACAACCTAA GGATAAAACTTGTGTAGTGCTTGTGGCAACTGGGAGTTTCAATCCTCCTACGTTCATGCATTTACGCATGTTTG AGCTGGCGAGAGATGCATTACACTCTGAGGGATTTCATGTTCTTGGAGGCTACATGTCTCCTGTAAATGATGCATACAAGAAGGAG GGACTTTTATCCGCAGAGCATCGTTTAGAGATGTGTAATCTAGCTTGCAAAAGCTCCGACTTTATAATGGTTGATCCGTGGGAG GCATCCCAAGACAGCTACCAACGGAGTTTGGTGGTTTTATCAAGGGTCAAGACTTTCCTTACAAACAATATACGTGTACCCGAGG AATCTCTCAAAGTCATGCTACTATGTGGCTCGGATCTATTGGAATCTTTCTGCTCTCCCGGTGTTTGGATCCCTGAACAG GTAAGGAGTATTTGTAAAGACTATGGGATTGTATGCATCCGTAGAGAAGGACAAGATGTTGAAAACATGATCTTTGGTGACAGAGTCTTATACGAAACCCGT GATAACATCAGAACCGTCAACAATTTTGTTCCTAATCAGATTAGCTCAAGTAGATTAAG ACAATGCATTTCGCGAGGGTTGTCGGTTAAGTACTTGACTGAAGATGGAGTGATAGATTACATCAGACAACACCAACTTTACACTGAGCTCACATGA
- the LOC111212706 gene encoding uncharacterized protein LOC111212706 codes for MDSHYSLSRLILVSFCLLCFFAGDSSATRAGFFYTRHRGRCTPQYWSSRREAWPRMVPERSTVEKMFGVMVAKERWRSDLTLVESTARNDEEGNAYGALLKQGIAALLNSYARRSFSYAPWEVKTMLIQAMISEPAARRQAQKFKSANVACD; via the exons ATGGACTCACATTACTCGCTTAGTCGACTCATTCTAGTCTCCTTCTGCTTGCTCTGCTTCTTCGCCGGAGATTCATCGGCGACGAGGGCTGGTTTCTTCTACACTAGACACAGAGGACGATGCACTCCGCA GTATTGGAGCAGCAGGAGGGAGGCATGGCCGAGGATGGTGCCGGAGAGATCGACGGTGGAGAAAATGTTCGGGGTGATGGTGGCGAAAGAGCGTTGGAGATCTGATCTGACGCTGGTGGAATCAACGGCTAGGAACGATGAAGAAGGGAATGCGTACGGTGCGTTGCTGAAGCAGGGGATCGCTGCTCTGCTCAACTCTTACGCGAGGAGAAGCTTTTCTTATGCGCCGTGGGAGGTGAAGACGATGCTCATTCAGGCTATGATCTCGGAGCCGGCTGCTCGCCGGCAAGCGCAAAAGTTCAAATCCGCTAACGTAGCTTGTGACTAA